In the Elizabethkingia bruuniana genome, ATCCACTGCATTTCTATTTCCTCAAAATGAGTATATTTTCTTAGATGCTGTGTTCCTTCCCATATCATATAGCCATCTATACCTCTTTTTTGCCATTCTGGTACGATACCAAAAACCAGCCCTACCATTTTTTTATTCGGGACAAATTGCCGGATGAGCAAAAACTTTATTTTCTCCCACACTCCAAATTTTCCATTCAGGTATCGGAACCATTCATTCAGATCCGGAAGATTTATCCACATGCCAACCGGACTTCCTTTTTCATATACAAACCAGGAGATATGTTCATTGATTACAGGTTTTATAATATGAAACATTTTTTTTACCTGTTTTACATCCAGCTGTTTTCCTTCACCGTGGTTTGCCCATGCAGCATTATAAATATGTGTAAAATCCTCGGCATAACGATCAAGATGTTTTATCTGCATTCTTTCTGCATGAATATCCGGATTTTGACTAAGACATGTATGTGCATTTATAAAGCTGGAGTCAACTTCACTTGTAGTTTTTCGGGAAAAACATAGCTGTTGGAAATATGGCTGAAAACCATAACCCTCAAAAAGCTTCTGATAGTAAGGGAAATTGTAATTCATCCTGTAAAGGGGTCTTGTAAAACCTTCTGTCAGTAATCCCCAAAACTGATCTCTTTCACCAAAATTAATAGGCCCGTCCATAGCTTCCATACCTTTCTGTTGTAACCATTCTCTACAAAAATCAAAAATGAAATTAGCAGTTATTTGATCATTAATACAATCAAAAAAGCCGATACCGCCTGTTGGCTGATCTTGTTTATATTTACTGGTATAGAATATGGCTACACGACCTATCGTTTCTTGTTTTTCATTAGTGCATAGCCATCTGGAAGCTTCTCCGGAGCTAAAAAACTTATTCTTCACAGGATTGAAGATGTCGTCAACATCTTTGTCCATATTCCGGATAAAATTTTTATCTAGCTGATAGAGCCTTACAGGAAACTCAAGAAATTCTTTTCGCGTTATTCTATCAGTAACCTCAGTCATCTTCAGCATAACACTTGTGTTTTGCCAGAGAAGTTACGAAAAATATTATTTTCTGTAAAGCTGTTGATATTTTAGAGGGCTTTTTCCTGTGATGTTCTTGAAACACTCATGAAAGCTGGTAAAATTATTGAAGCCACTCGCAAAGCAAACTTCTTTTACAGACATTTGGTTTTCGATAAGTTTCTGACAAGCATCACCAATTCGGATTTCATTAACAAATTGTGTATAAGTTTTCCCTGTACGGGATTTAAAAAATTTACAAAATGAGTTAGGACTAAGGTTCGCTATTTCAGATACATCCTCCAATGTTATTTTTTGGGTATAGTTAGATAAGGTATAATTATAAATGTCAAGAATCCGGTGTCTCTCATCTTCATCAAAATGATATTTAAAATTGGCTGAAGTTAAAAATTCGTATTCAGCAGATTCACTAATGCTGTGTAAGGCCTCTAATAGACGTATGATTTTCAGAGTTCCGTCGCTTTCTACAATTTCCGGAATGAGTTGTGTAAGTTTCTCTTTAGCTTCCCCTTTAATCTGAAACCCTCTGGAACTAAGTGCCAGTGTCTTTTTCAATGTCTGATTCTCAGGAAGTTTTAAGAAATCTTCACCCCAGAAATGTTCCCCAAAATGTATTACAAAAATTTCAACCTTATTTCTCTTAGGATTTTCAAAGTATTTCGCATCAAATAGCCAATAATGTGGAAGGTTTTTACCAATAAGTGCAACATCACCTTCTTTAAAACGCTCAATACTATTGCCCACATACTGAGTCCCCGAACCTTTTCGGAAATAGATAAGTTCCAAGACCATATGGTAGTGCCATTTGTTGTTTACATCGGGCATTATATCCTTTCGGGCATTGAAGGAATGGAGTGTATCCGAGGAGATTTTCAGGAACTGTGGCTTCATTATTTAGTTATATCAGTATCTAAAACATAAAATTAAACCTTTTTGGATAATATAGCTTAATAATTGGATAAAATACTGAAATTTTATTTTCTAAATAAAACCTTAATTTGTGTTAATAAAGTTTAAAAAAATATTTGATTCTTTATTGAATTGTTATGAAAGTTGGATTATTCGTGCCATGTTATATAGATATATTGTATCCTAAAGTTGGGATAGCAACTTATTCTTTATTAAAAAAGCTTGGTGTAGATGTTAGTTATCCGACTGGTCAGACCTGCTGTGGTCAGCCAATGGCCAATTCAGGTTATCAGCATCTTACATGCGATACTGACAGGAATTTTATTCAGCAATTCAAAGATTATGATGCTATTGTCGCTCCTTCAGGAAGTTGTGTTTTACATATTAAAGAACATCTGAAGGGCGAAGGAAAGGAGAATGAAGATACAGCAATACGTATTCGTGAGAATATTTATGAGCTGACAGAATTTTTGACAGATATATTGAAAGTTGAAAATCTTGAAGTTTCTTTTCCTCATAAAGTAGGTTTTCACCAAAGTTGTCATGGACAAAGAGGTTTAAAGCTTTCCGGTATGAGCGAATTAACAGCTCCTTATTTTTCAAAACCTGAACAATTATTAAATCAGGTGAAAGGAATAGAGCTTATAGAATTAGATAAACAGGATGAGTGCTGTGGTTTTGGCGGAACATTTTGTGTTGCTGAAGAGGCCGTATCATCCAAAATGGGTAAAGACAGAGTAGACGATCATATAAAACACGGTGCAGAATATATTGCAGCTTGTGATATGTCTTGCCTTATGCACCTGGAAGGAATTCTGAAAAGAGAGAAAAGCACTGTGAAAGTGATGCACATAGCGGAGATTTTGAATACTTAATAAGTAAATTAATGAAGAATCACGCCACTTTAGCAGAACAATTTAACCGGGATGAAGACCGTGTAGACTGGCATAACAAGACGTTGTGGTTTGTCCGCGAGAAGCGTGACCGACAGAGCAAGCCTATTCCGGATTGGGAAAAGCTAAGAGAAACTGCATCTAAAATAAAACTGAATGTGCTTTCCAATCTCGATACCTATTTAATAGAGTTCGAGAAGAATGCTTTAGAAAACGGCATAAAAGTACACTGGGCTAAAGATGCAGCAGAACATAATGCTATTGTACTTTCTGTTCTGGAGAAACATCAGGTAAAAAAGATGGTGAAAAGTAAGTCTATGCTTACGGAAGAATGTCACCTGAACGATTATCTGGAGAAAAACGGAATAGAAGTAACAGATACCGATTTGGGAGAGCGTATTGTTCAGTTGGCTAAAGAACCGCCAAGTCATATTGTATTGCCATGCATTCATAAGAAGAAAGAAGAAATTGGTGAGATTTTCCATGAGTATCTAAATACCCCAAAAGGCCTTTCCGATCCGCAGCAGCTAACAGAAATAGCGCGCCAGGATCTTAGGAAGAAGTTTTTGCAAAGCCAGGCAGCTTTAACGGGAGTTAACTTTGCTGTTGCAGAAACCGGAGAGTTTGTGGTATGTACCAATGAAGGAAATGCAGATATGGGTGCGCATTTGGCAAACGTACATATTGCCTGTATGGGATTGGAAAAAATAATCCCAAAGCGTGAACATCTGGGCGTTTTTCTTCGTCTTCTTACAAGAAGTGCCACGGGACAGCCTATTACTACCTATTCCAGCCATTTCAGAAAGCCCAGAGAAGGACAGGAAATGCATCTGGTAATTGTGGATAACGGCAGATCTGAGCAGTTAGGCAGAGAGAAATTCCGAAATTCACTGAAGTGTATACGTTGCGGTGCCTGTTTTAATACATGTCCTGTATACAGACGGAGTGGCGGACATAGCTATCATACAGCAGTTGCAGGGCCGATAGGCTCAGTACTAAGCCCGGCACGAAATATTGAAGAGTACAAGGATCTGCCTTTTGCATCTACATTATGTGGTTCATGTACTAATGTATGTCCGGTACAGATTGATTTACATAATCAGCTGTATGAACTAAGACAAGAGGTTATTGCCTCAGGATTGGGAGAGCCGGTGAAAAACTTCTCTATGAAGCTGATGGCAAGGTCACTTTCCAATGCAAAAAAGTATGAGAAGCTTAGAAAGAAAGTGAAATTTGGATATCGCTACACACCATTCCTTCTTAAAAGTGGTATAAACCCTTGGTATAAGCATCGTGAGATGCCTGAAATGCCAGAGGAAAGCTTTAAAGAATGGTATAAAAAGAATGTTGAGAATGGGAAGTAGAGAAGAAATTTTATCCAGAATTGCAAAAGTAAAGCCTGCAGGAAATGAACTGCCTGAAGACTTATCATTTATACCGGGAACCGGAAACCTTCTGGAGTCTTTTGTGCAAACAGCTCGGAATAATGGTTCGCAGGTTACATTTGTAGAGAATACAGAAGAGGTTTTAACATACCTCAAAGAGAATATAGCATCTGATAAAAGAATAATCTCTAATATCAATGCATTAAAAGAAAATTTGTACAGTGACAGCGATGAAATAACAGATTCGCATGAACTGGAAAATGTAGAAGTTGCTCTTATTGAAGGGAGCATAGGAGTAGCGGAGAATGCTGCAGTATGGATTACAGAAAAGCAAATGAAATATAGGGCATTACCTTTTATCACTCAGCATTTATTTGTGATATTAGCGGCCGATAAAATAGTAGCTCTGATGCATGATGCATATAAAATAATAGAGATAGAAGGTGGATTTTCATCTTTTATTTCAGGACCGTCTAAAACGGCGGATATAGAACAATCACTGGTGATTGGTGCACATGGTGCACGCAGCCACCACATATTTATAATGAATAACCAATAACCATGAAAGCTTAAATAAAAACTAACAAACTAATAACCATGAAAATTTAAGTGAAAAACGAAAAACTAATAACCACGAAGACCTTTACTTTATAGACCATGCAAAACATAACAACAGAGCAATCAACAAAAGCTTCATCAGAAAGGAGGAGAGGCTACCTTTTCCCACTGATTCTCGTTACGAGTCTCTTCTTCTTCTGGGGCTTTGTTCACAACCTGGATCCGGTGCTGATTCCGCACCTGAGAAAGGCTTTTCAGCTGACAGATTTAGAATCTTCCCTTGTGGATTTTTCTATATTTATTGCCTATTTTCTTATGGCAATACCTGCCGGAAATGTTATGCGCAAGTATGGCTATAAAAGTGGAATCATATTTGGGCTCTGCCTGTTTGCATTAGGAGCTTTCCTTTTTATTCCGGCAGCCAATACCCAGATGTACATTTTCTTTTTAGGAGCATTATTTGTAATAGCCTGTGGATTGGCCTTTCTGGAAACAGCAGCTAATCCCTATGTAACTATTTTAGGCCCTGAAGAAACAGCAACACGCAGATTAAACTTTTCACAATCTTTCAACGGACTCGCAGCTTTTATAGCGCCAATCGTTGGAGGTAAATATATTCTGAGTGAACAATCTATGACTGATTCACAACTAAAAGCATTACCTCCACACGAGCTTAGTGCTTACATTGCTCAGGAAGCAGCCAGTGTAAAAGGGCCATATCTGGTTCTGGGAGTTATTATTGTTATTGTAATGCTTTTGTTTGTCTTTACAAAGTTGCCAGACATTAAGCATGAAGACGATGGTGATAAATCTAAAATTTCTCATGCGTGGAGACACAAACATCTTCGCTGGGCAGTTGTTGCACAATTCTTTTATGTAGGAGCGCAGGTATGTGTACTAAGCTTTTTTATACGTTTTGTTGTTGTTTCAGCAGGAATTACGGAAAAAAATGCTGCATTTTATTCAGGATTGGCAGGACTGGCCTTTATGGTTGGAAGATTTGTCGGAACCTTCTTTATGAAATACGTAAAGCCTAATAAACTTTTAATGATCTACGCAGTTCTGAGCATGCTTCTTACTTTGGTAGCAGTATTCGGAAAAGGTGATATTACCATTTATGCGCTTATTGGAGTAGCTTTCTTTATGTCGATAATGTTCCCTACAATTTTTTCACTGGGAATAGCAGATTTGGGTAAAGATACCAAGATAGCATCTTCTCTTATTGTAATGTCTATTGTAGGAGGAGCAATATTGCCATTAGGATTAGGCTATATTTCAGATGTTACCCATAGTATACAGTATGGCTACATCGTACCATTTATATGTTTCATTGTTGTATTTGCTTTTGGTAAATATGGCTGGAAACCAACCGAAGCATAGTCAAGCAGCTTTAGCTGCTGATAAAACTTCGATAATAATCAGAGAACATAATCATGAAAAATAAAATATTGAGAATTAACCCAAAGGACAATGTCTTAGTGGCACTACAAGATATTGAACAGGGTGAGAAAGTCCTTTTTGAAGGACTGGAATATGAAACCTTAGAGAAAATTCCAGCAAAGCATAAATTCTTCATGCAGGATCTTCCGCAGGGAAGTGAAGTAATGATGTACGGTGTTCTGGTTGGAAAAACACAGTTCGATGTGAAGAAAGGAGCAAGGATGAGTGTAGAAAATACCAAGCATGCAGCAGAACCTTATGCATACCGCGATGTGGAATATGCATGGCAGGCACCTGATATCTCAAAGTTTGAAGATAAAACTTTTGATGGCTATCACCGCAGCAATGGCGAAGTAGGAACAGCTAATTATTGGTTGTTTATTCCTACGGTATTTTGTGAAAACAGGAACCTTGACATCATTAAAGAAGCCTTGCACAACGAACTCGGATATGCTGTAGGAGATAAATATAAAGACTATACCCATCATTTACTGGAAGCCTATCAGAAAGGTGAAGATTTAGAAAACATATCTTTAAATCCAGTTGTGGAAGTAAAGAATCGTGTTTTCAAAAATGTAGACGGTATAAAATTCCTGAATCATAGCGGTGGCTGTGGCGGAACCAGACAGGATTCTGCAACGCTTAGTAAGCTATTAGCATCCTATGCAGACCATCCGAATGTTGCCGGAATTACTTTGCTTAGCCTCGGTTGTCAGCATCTTCAGGTAGATAACTTTAAGAAAGATTTAAAAGAGAGAAATCCTAATTTCGATAAACCCCTTCTGGTATTTGAACAGCAAAAGACACAAAGTGAAGAAGCTTTAATCAGACAGGCTATTCATGATACTTTTATCGGGCTTACGGAAATTAATAAAATAGAAAGAAAGCCGGCAAGACTGGATAAATTGGTATTGGGTGTTAAATGTGGCGGAAGTGATGGATTCAGCGGAATCTCTGCGAATCCGTCTGTAGGCTATACAGCCGATTTGTTAGTAGGATTAGGCGGGAAAGTATTACTGGCTGAGTTTCCGGAATTGTGCGGAGCCGAGCAGGAAATGATCGACCGCTCTGTGGATAAAGAAACTGCCGAGAAATTTATCAAACTCATGACAGAATATGATACATTAGCACATAAAGTTGGTTCAGGTTTTTATATGAACCCATCACCGGGAAATATAAAAGATGGTCTTATTACTGATGCTATAAAATCTGTCGGAGCAGCCAGAAAAGGAGGCCTTTCTCCGGTAGCTGATGTCTTGGATTATACCGAGAAAGCAACAAAACCCGGATTGAGTTTAGTTTGTACTCCCGGAAATGATGTAGAAGCAACAACAGGAAAAGCAGCTTCCGGAGCTACCTTAATATTATTTACGACAGGATTGGGAACACCAACGGGGAATCCGGTTTGTCCTACCATAAAAGTAGCAACCAATACATCATTGGCGATCAGAATGTCCGATATTATAGATATCGATACAGGACCAATTATAGAAGGAAGCAAGACTATTGCAGAAATGGGAGAAGATATTCTCGATTATTGTATAGAAGTGGCAAGCGGTAGAATTATACCAAAAGCTGTTTTACTCAATCAAGATGATTTTATCCCCTGGAAAAGAGGAGTGAGTTTATAAGTACGAAGTTAGAAGTTAGAAATACTTTGCGCGTTTTGCGCTTAAAAAAATATAAAATGTTTTCATTAAAAAATAAAAAAGCAGTAATTACAGGAGGAGGAAGTGGTATTGGAAAAGCTATTTCCGAATTATTTGCCGAGCAGGGAGCGGAAGTTCATATCCTGGAAATTAGTGAAGCCAACGGAGCAGAGGCATTATCCGAAATAGAAGCAAAAGGAGGGAAAGCCTATGTTCATGTTTGTGATGTATCCAATCACCAACAGATAAAAGACTTGTTTACAAGCATAGGAGCCATTAATATATTGGTAAATAATGCCGGTATTGCCCATGTTGGTAAAGCAGATAATACCTCAGAAGAAGATTTTGATAAGATAGTAAATGTAAATATCAAGGGAGTTTATAACTGTTTACATGCAGCTATTCCACAATTGAAAGAATCCGGAAATGCAGTTATTCTTAATCTTGCATCTATTGCGGCATTGGTAGGTATTCCGGACAGATTTGCTTATAGTACTGCAAAAGGAGCTGTAAAAGCGATGACGATGAGTGTGGCCAAAGACTACATCCATGATAATATCCGTTGTAATTCTATTTCTCCGGCTAGAGTACATACACCTTTTGTAGATGGTTTTTTACAGAAAAATTATCCTGACAGAATAGAGGAAATGTTTCAGAACCTTTCCAAAACCCAACCAATAGGAAGAATGGCGAATCCAAAAGAAATTGCAGCACTGGCATTGTATTTATGCAGTGATGAAGCTTCTTTTATTACAGGATGCGATTACCCGATTGACGGAGGTTTTACAACATTAAACAACTAATTTTAAACAAAGACAATGAAACTAATAAGATACGGAGCGGAAGGACAAGAAAAACCAGGTGTTATTATTGATGAGAAATACTACGATGTTTCTCACCTGGTGAATGATTATGATGAAAAGTTTTTCTCCGGGAATGCTATTGAAGAGTTAAAAGAAAAAATTGCTGCCGGCGGACTTACCGAAGTTGATCAGGATGTAAGACTGGGCGCGCCACTGGCAAGACCTTCAAAAATTGTTTGCGTAGGACTTAATTATAAGGACCATGCCGAAGAAACTAATATGCCTATACCATCTGAACCTATTTTGTTTTTTAAATCTACTTCAGCCTTAGTTGGTCCTAACGACGATCTGATAATTCCCAAAAACAGCACTAAAACAGACTGGGAGGTTGAACTGGCTATTATAATAGGAAAAAAAGCCAGCTATGTGGAAATGGAAAATGCATTGGATCATGTTGCAGGCTATGCTTTGCACAATGATTACAGCGAAAGAGCTTTCCAGATCGAAAGAAACGGGCAATGGGTAAAAGGAAAAAGTGCAGATACATTTGCACCACTAGGTCCTTTTATCGCCACAAAAGATGAAATAAAAGATGTTAATAACTTGAGACTTTGGCTGAAAGTAAATGACAAAAAGGTTCAGGATGGTAATACTTCAAACTTTATCTTTGATGTAGCTTATATAGTAAGTTATATCAGTCAGTTTATGACCTTACTCCCGGGAGATGTAATTTCCACCGGAACACCTGCAGGAGTAGGAATGGGACAGAAACCAGAAGCATGGTATCTGAATCCGGGAGATGTAGTAGAATTAGGAATAGAAGGACTGGGAACAAGTAAACAAAATGTAAAAGCTTATTCCTAATGAGAAAATATGCACTAGCTTTAGACCTTAAAGACGACGACGAGTTAATTCGTCAATATGAAGAATACAACAAACAGGTATGGCCTGAAATTCTGGAAAGCATCAAAAATTCCGGAATACAGAATATGGAAATCTACCGTACAGATAACCGACTTTTTATGATAATGGAAGTTGGAGATGATTTTTCTTTCGACGTAAAGGCTGAAGCAGATGCAGGAAACCCGAAAGTTCAGGAATGGGAAAAGCTGATGTGGGATTATCAGCAGGCATTACCCAAATCTAAGCCTGGCGAAAAATGGGTGTTAATGAACAAAATATTTAGTCTGTAGAAAATGATAGACACTCACGTTCATTTCTGGCAATATGATGAGGTCCGCGATAGCTGGATCGATGATAGTATGGAAGTTATCCGCAAAGACTTTCTGCCTTCTGATATTGAAGAATTGCTGGTAAGTAACAGCGTTGAGGGAATTGTTGCTGTACAGGCAGATCAGAGTATTGCAGAAACCAGATTTTTGCTGGATCTTGCAGAAAATAACCCTAGGATATTGGGCATTGTTGGCTGGATAGATTTCCTGAGTGATAATTTCGAAGAGCAGCTGCATACCTATAGAAAATATTCTAAACTAAAAGGCTGGAGGCATATTGTGCAGGCAGAACCGGAAGGCTTTTTAGCTTATCCACAGTTTGTGGATAACGTAAAAAAGCTGAAAGAATATAATTATATCTATGATATTCTGGTCTATTATTCGCAATTGGAAGAAGCCATTGAGTTTGCTGAAAAGCTTCCTGAGCAAAAACTGGTTTTGGATCATATGGGTAAACCAGATTTAAAAACACCAGAGATAGATCATTGGAAAAAGAATATTACAGTATTGGCCAAATCTGCAAATGTGTATTGCAAACTTTCCGGATTGGTTACTGAAGCTGAAAAAGGAAAGTGGACAAAAGAAATGCTGGAACCTTATTTAGATGTAATTTTCGAAAATTTTGGGACATCCAGAATAATGTTTGGGAGTGATTGGCCGGTAATGCTTCTGAACACCAATTATACAGAATGGATACAGCTGGTAAAAGACTATATACAAAGATTTAGTAAAGAAGAGCAGCAACAAATCCTGAGAGGAAATGCTGTTGATTTTTATAATTTATAGAACATGGATTTACAACTTGAAAATAAAATTATCATTGTAAGTGGCGGGGCCAAAGGTATTGGTGAAGGTATTGTACGGGTATTGGCTCAGGAAAAAGCAATTCCTGTTATCATCGGAAGAAGCGCTGAAGACAATCAGAAACTTATTGATGATTTAGCCGAAAAAAATCTGACAGCTCATGCTGTAGTTGCCGAATTGACTCAGCCTGAGGAATGCAGAAAAGCTATAGATGAGATTATTACAAAGTTCGGAAGAATTGATGGGTTGGTAAATAACGCAGGAGTTAATGACGGAGTAGGGTTGGAGAATGGAAGTTATGAGGCTTTTATGCAGTCATTGCACAAAAATCTTATTCATTATTATCTTCTGGCTCATTATGCACTTCCTGCGCTGAAAGAAAGTAAAGGATCGATTGTAAATATAGGAAGCAAAACTTCTGAAACCGGGCAAGGCGGAACTTCTGCTTATGCAGCATCCAATGGCGGAAGAAGTGGGTTGACCAGAGACTGGGCTGTAGAATTATTGCCTTACAGCATCAGGGTAAATGCTGTAATTGTTGCCGAAGCGTATACACCGTTATATGAAAAGTGGATTAAGACTTTTGATAATCCTGAGGCTAAATTGAAATCTATAACAGATAAAATTCCATTTGAAAAAAGAATGACTACAACTGAGGAAATTGCCAATATGGTTGTATTTCTGCTCTCAGAAAAGTCCAGCCATACAACAGGGCAATTGATTCATGTCGATGGTGGCTATGTACACCTGGACAGAGCTTTATAAAAACTTCATCACAAATATTATTATTTTAACTTTTCAAAAAAAGAGTGCTGCTTTCGGGTAGCGCTCTTTTACTTTTTACTGACTGTAAACAAACCTTATAGGTCTAAGAGACCTATAAGGTTTGTAAGTATGAGAATGAATATTAACTTAATTATTTTTGAAGATCACTTTCGAAAAAGGCCATGGTACTGCCAATCCAGATTGCATCTTTCTTATTGAAATTTACATTCACCATTTCTGCTTTGGTCATTCTTACAAGATTTACAAGGAACTCTAATTTGTTACTTCTTTCCGCCTTACCAAACAATAGACGGATTTCTGCTTTGGAAAACTCACCGTTGATATCCTCAAATATTGGAGCATAGCTCACTTTTTGTTGCAGTATATAATTTTCTTTGTCACTTATACTGTCAATATCTTCCTGCTTGGGATATATGTTTACACCACTTCCTGCAAAAGAGAAAAGAGGTTTTAATACATACTGACTGTAGTCTAGACTATTTGGAGCTTCATTCAGAAAATAACTTTTCGGAATATAAGCATGGTCTAGCTTTGGAAGGATAAATTTAGAAATTTTGAAGAACCAGTTAGGATGCGTTACCCAGGTTACATCTACATCATCTGTGAAATGAAAATCAGTTTTTAGATCCGAAATATTATCCAGCTCATCAAAAATTACACGATTGTAAATACGGTTTATTTTGATCTTTCTCCCATTGTTTTCGTAGAAAAGCTGTCGGCCTTCTTTTATAAGCTGGGTTAGGCAAATGGTTTTTATACCCAGGAAATTTTCAGTTACACTGAAGTCTACAGCTGTCTTTTGCTGTTCAGGGAATATTTCCAGCAGAATAACATTCTCCGGATTTTCGTTTCCG is a window encoding:
- a CDS encoding SDR family oxidoreductase: MDLQLENKIIIVSGGAKGIGEGIVRVLAQEKAIPVIIGRSAEDNQKLIDDLAEKNLTAHAVVAELTQPEECRKAIDEIITKFGRIDGLVNNAGVNDGVGLENGSYEAFMQSLHKNLIHYYLLAHYALPALKESKGSIVNIGSKTSETGQGGTSAYAASNGGRSGLTRDWAVELLPYSIRVNAVIVAEAYTPLYEKWIKTFDNPEAKLKSITDKIPFEKRMTTTEEIANMVVFLLSEKSSHTTGQLIHVDGGYVHLDRAL